The Candidatus Woesearchaeota archaeon genome window below encodes:
- a CDS encoding thioredoxin domain-containing protein has protein sequence MKYNNNNYKTMVLLTITVIFVVFLSMSVIANHNPGHFDTSRSINTKKIDTSTGKTTRENSRIETIAQEACQKQGCYDTDGYSPLKFGTVYLKKDKKTCDKIPDSCIIDRGKSYVKEQICAELSGPGANESLGLGLKTELIECPGGCEKGVCKSVQQDPGLQKCLEIGCYDTDGGNNPTVFGKVLLKKQKAGGLAYCVPSEDSCKPVEINGVKKWFVIEQTCKAQDAGKGYYITEAKSQACEGLCDKGVCQSPTCSDELQNQGETGVDCGGPCDKCIGEFCEDLTGDTPTNKDFVTVNDINGNPLDIYDTCVDNNGNEIKITEVAPSIKKLHEKICVDNQQEDKNYDCEQACVNGKCVKTTCEDTDTVGLNEKPNFIVKGTFTEKIDGVVNEQGTDFCTDQLDILGATAPHVSEGKYILEGVCMLDIGVERGAVLNQLSCPLGCKDGACITCIDSDGLNISIQGTTQGFLSKEDIILANDQTNAIEGDITETDSCYTDIPNWPTKVSSCQGKNCYLREFICNYNVNNDYLMNSYYPSCPQGCVDGACLQCDVVDDSEFSSQVDGVGESDEFEQINLIDGKPIIGDPAAPFTLVMFNAYGDPHAKKWYKETFPLIKHYYIDTGKINFQIREVDPKNWNWLNPNLAQTDRATFCAEEQGKYWEYVDYLLHENFNVYDTAALIEYADYVGMDLIQFQNCLDSPQTQAKVDKDVALSNLFTIDGVPYFVVHDFPAGIEDIVIKGAKDYNSFNTIFQYYQYFGGCYEAKGCYDSDKGIDLGWDSDLGENYEIGITNGYTSDGAYSSQQDTCVSAEDVFGSNYDFANDPNLEPNDVGVIEGSCGNNQQGITVNSDNEFDDYFVEPTQADWYKCEYGCFDGRCSDKKYTKCLDPDGSDIYTKELTKGWTWDNQEISQEDSCLASQDPDSKQSTGDYILEGICSESNDIPFDSFVDTCTFGCIDGACQCPALGWEKIESGTTKHLVGIWGSSSNDVFAVGYDGTILHYNGVSWTEMESGTKVQKVHLSGIWGSSSNDVFAVGWDGTILHYDGNTWTEMESGTPYTLFNIWGSSSNDVFAVGWDGTILHYDGNTWTEMESGTKVGLNGIWGSSSNDVFAVGHDGIILHYNGNTWTEMESGTKVSLSGIWGSSSNDVFATRYEKILHYDGNTWTEMESGTTKYLVGIWGSSSNDIYTVAYNGEIIHSICKTQQETPEGFLVNNCRYIKGGFDNTGKAIPGTNYLLCDVKNNGDQSYNFQELGSYIEADGYFWNQLVKTEVPIQFNPGDSFTFVEQGKMDGLVLNEEYCNGKKINFGIFIDKGLVEDFIYQQEVPVTCFDYNQCPTVVQNWGNLVHKQSTLISGNTGQQETDTCEGDVLYEYICDVNQIKSNQFICPYGCDNGVCLQCNPNELKWEKMESGTTEDLLGVWGSSSNDVFAVGFYNFGLQKSGMILHYDGISWKKMETGAIKTLADIWGSSNNDVFAVGESVFGIEETILHYDGVNWKEMESGTKSLWGIWGSSNNDVFAVGYSGTILHYDGVNWKEMESGTIAGLEGIWGSSNNDVFAVGYSGTILHYDGVIWKKMESGTTEELWDIWGSSSNDVFVAGWGGTILHYDGVSWKKMESNIVGHLLGIFGNSDSDVFATGTGGVILHYDGVSWKKMESGTTVHLSDIWGSSSNDVYIVGDQGTILHLNKACSPIEPTNTCTDTDGGDEPFIYGKTTGLNYDYNEMITGSDQCFTGKEILEMSPNLNLVINSDKTYVQEYYCKETEQITSAYIECPCNQGACGCQDKDGNNIFEANTAKGYETFDETTKNNPQSFIESPDFCTAYSTLEEVKNNPVQYGDYAVESVCKDNIIVGYEEPQKCPEGYHCESGSCVSDEACMQLLDYKKGIPTEKEYLQTISIAPDSNFSKAGARLVFGYPDASFQEPITYLKILPQQKSFYAYNLTFMPPIDLLSNAFFADKHLINFQGYEAEVLDSYYLPNYPSYFMLKLLFSKYTKVFNYPGESISFAFEDGNCHKLTLLESNIQYKSSDPDSLDFDKTWCEFSLDGNAFFIHPGIPDEFSVANNIEFYLNLTEVIVDNKPTYKCKLAIEPRIVKFFNGQDYEASSVTVNNEVITSIKPSVYRKDPYNKNILLGFGYNYTPENTQFLKLGDALTDPLLETFSIRFGYLNDQNQDNPREEISFVGGSSSAEIVFTNNDGQDVTLPLSADAYAYEKAVFIAPSGPKLITSNNLGSAQVTDKELTYWGTDAPVEFDQHPDERVYLEGESCSGLLATENKLTACQEAYFIIIDFNNNAHLMQIKSIDIFNQKMVINDVTYGKSYAISFTVPSSNTYYTYPFDDSPNSKFSLNIVDTTITFSDLGFGGYKQSGNNLELPMRPILTKENASLYLINKYTASQSFEGILFVEHNDQQLPSFNYLGIKQTPGGTLSPADEFVIGAYYDDLNNDIIKFYASTLQETDGFGWYPATKTNNDFEVFMTLKGTKIIYDIADKKSLLIDHPLEAIWGQFLFISKPDKSQTFIDKDYSENSYAFHYNETLRARVPFEKVYNPELLADGEIK, from the coding sequence ATGAAATATAACAACAATAACTATAAAACAATGGTTCTATTAACAATTACCGTTATTTTTGTCGTCTTTTTATCAATGTCTGTAATAGCTAACCACAATCCTGGTCATTTTGATACCTCTCGGTCAATAAACACCAAAAAAATAGATACTTCAACGGGAAAAACTACCCGTGAAAATTCTCGCATTGAAACAATAGCGCAGGAAGCATGTCAAAAACAAGGTTGTTATGATACTGATGGTTACAGCCCATTGAAATTTGGTACTGTTTATCTAAAGAAAGACAAAAAAACCTGTGATAAAATTCCTGATAGTTGTATCATTGATCGAGGTAAATCATATGTTAAAGAACAAATATGTGCCGAGCTTTCAGGTCCAGGTGCTAACGAGTCATTAGGGCTAGGTTTGAAAACAGAACTCATCGAATGTCCAGGTGGATGTGAAAAAGGTGTATGCAAGTCAGTACAGCAAGATCCTGGACTACAAAAATGTCTTGAAATTGGTTGTTATGATACTGATGGTGGCAATAATCCAACTGTTTTTGGCAAGGTGTTGTTAAAGAAACAAAAAGCAGGGGGATTAGCATATTGTGTTCCTTCTGAGGATTCTTGCAAACCAGTTGAAATAAATGGTGTTAAAAAATGGTTTGTTATTGAGCAAACCTGTAAAGCTCAAGATGCTGGTAAAGGGTATTATATAACTGAAGCAAAATCCCAAGCTTGTGAAGGTCTCTGCGATAAAGGTGTTTGTCAATCTCCTACGTGCAGCGATGAATTACAAAATCAAGGTGAAACAGGTGTTGATTGCGGAGGACCTTGTGATAAATGTATTGGAGAGTTTTGTGAAGATCTAACAGGTGACACACCAACGAATAAAGATTTTGTAACGGTCAATGATATTAATGGTAATCCTTTAGATATTTATGATACATGTGTTGATAATAACGGCAATGAAATTAAAATAACAGAAGTTGCTCCGAGTATTAAAAAACTGCATGAAAAGATCTGTGTTGATAATCAGCAGGAAGATAAAAATTATGATTGTGAACAGGCATGTGTTAATGGGAAATGTGTTAAAACTACTTGTGAGGATACAGATACTGTTGGATTAAATGAAAAACCTAATTTTATCGTGAAGGGAACGTTTACTGAAAAGATTGATGGTGTTGTCAATGAGCAAGGCACCGATTTTTGCACTGATCAACTGGATATATTAGGTGCTACTGCGCCTCATGTTTCTGAAGGAAAATATATTCTTGAAGGTGTTTGCATGTTAGATATTGGTGTAGAAAGGGGAGCTGTTCTTAATCAACTTTCTTGTCCCTTAGGATGTAAAGATGGTGCCTGTATTACTTGTATTGATTCTGATGGTTTGAATATTTCTATTCAGGGAACAACTCAGGGTTTTCTCTCAAAAGAAGATATTATTCTTGCCAATGATCAAACTAATGCTATTGAAGGTGATATCACAGAAACTGATTCTTGTTACACAGACATTCCTAATTGGCCAACTAAAGTTAGTTCTTGTCAGGGAAAAAACTGCTATTTGAGGGAATTTATCTGTAATTATAATGTTAATAATGATTATCTCATGAATTCTTATTATCCTTCTTGTCCACAAGGATGTGTTGATGGCGCATGTTTGCAATGTGATGTTGTTGATGATAGCGAATTTTCTAGTCAAGTAGATGGTGTTGGTGAGAGCGATGAATTTGAACAAATTAATCTTATTGATGGAAAACCAATCATAGGTGATCCTGCTGCGCCTTTTACCTTAGTTATGTTTAATGCATATGGAGATCCACATGCAAAAAAATGGTACAAAGAAACATTCCCACTGATAAAACATTATTACATTGATACTGGTAAAATTAATTTTCAGATAAGAGAAGTGGATCCAAAGAACTGGAATTGGTTAAATCCTAATCTTGCACAAACAGATCGTGCAACATTTTGCGCAGAAGAACAAGGCAAGTATTGGGAATATGTTGATTATTTATTACATGAAAATTTTAATGTATATGATACTGCAGCGCTTATTGAATACGCAGATTACGTTGGTATGGATCTTATTCAGTTTCAAAATTGTTTAGATTCACCTCAAACTCAAGCAAAGGTTGATAAGGATGTTGCGCTTTCAAATTTATTTACTATTGATGGTGTGCCTTATTTTGTTGTTCATGACTTTCCTGCTGGAATTGAAGACATTGTAATTAAAGGTGCTAAAGATTATAATTCATTTAATACTATTTTTCAATATTATCAGTATTTTGGCGGTTGTTATGAAGCAAAAGGATGTTATGATAGTGATAAAGGCATAGATTTAGGCTGGGACAGTGATTTAGGGGAGAATTATGAAATTGGAATAACAAATGGTTACACTTCAGATGGAGCTTATAGTTCACAACAAGATACTTGTGTTTCAGCAGAAGATGTTTTTGGCAGCAATTATGATTTTGCCAATGATCCTAATCTTGAACCTAATGATGTAGGAGTTATTGAAGGAAGCTGCGGTAATAATCAGCAAGGAATTACCGTTAATTCAGATAATGAATTTGATGATTATTTTGTTGAACCTACGCAGGCTGATTGGTATAAATGTGAGTATGGATGTTTTGACGGAAGGTGTTCTGATAAAAAATATACTAAATGTTTGGATCCTGATGGTAGTGATATTTATACTAAAGAACTAACTAAAGGTTGGACATGGGATAACCAAGAAATCTCTCAAGAAGATTCATGTTTAGCTTCTCAAGATCCAGATTCAAAACAATCAACAGGTGATTATATACTAGAAGGAATATGTTCTGAAAGTAATGATATTCCCTTTGATAGTTTTGTTGATACTTGTACCTTTGGTTGTATTGATGGTGCATGTCAGTGTCCTGCATTAGGTTGGGAAAAGATCGAAAGTGGCACAACTAAACATTTAGTAGGTATTTGGGGTAGTTCAAGTAATGATGTGTTTGCGGTAGGTTATGATGGAACAATTCTTCATTATAATGGTGTAAGTTGGACTGAGATGGAGAGTGGAACAAAAGTACAAAAAGTACATTTAAGTGGTATCTGGGGCAGTTCAAGCAATGATGTATTTGCTGTAGGTTGGGATGGAACAATTCTTCATTATGATGGCAATACTTGGACTGAAATGGAGAGTGGAACACCATATACGTTATTCAATATTTGGGGCAGTTCAAGCAATGATGTATTTGCTGTAGGTTGGGATGGAACAATTCTTCATTATGATGGCAATACTTGGACTGAAATGGAGAGTGGAACAAAAGTAGGTCTAAATGGTATTTGGGGTAGTTCAAGTAATGATGTATTTGCGGTAGGTCATGATGGAATAATTCTTCATTATAATGGCAATACTTGGACTGAAATGGAGAGTGGAACAAAAGTAAGTTTAAGTGGTATCTGGGGTAGTTCAAGCAATGATGTATTCGCTACACGTTATGAAAAAATACTACATTATGATGGCAATACTTGGACTGAGATGGAGAGTGGAACAACTAAATATTTAGTAGGTATTTGGGGCAGTTCAAGCAATGATATTTACACAGTTGCTTATAATGGAGAAATTATTCATAGCATATGTAAAACTCAGCAAGAAACACCAGAAGGATTCCTCGTCAATAATTGCCGTTATATTAAAGGAGGTTTTGACAATACCGGGAAAGCAATACCAGGAACGAACTACCTGTTGTGTGATGTTAAAAATAATGGTGATCAAAGTTATAATTTTCAAGAATTAGGTTCTTATATTGAAGCAGACGGTTATTTCTGGAACCAGCTCGTAAAAACAGAAGTACCTATTCAATTTAATCCTGGTGATAGTTTTACCTTTGTAGAACAGGGAAAAATGGACGGTCTTGTTTTAAATGAAGAATATTGTAATGGTAAGAAGATCAACTTCGGCATTTTCATAGACAAAGGGCTTGTAGAAGATTTCATCTATCAGCAAGAAGTTCCAGTGACTTGCTTTGATTACAATCAATGTCCAACAGTTGTTCAGAATTGGGGCAATCTAGTTCATAAGCAATCAACACTTATATCAGGAAATACAGGACAACAGGAAACAGATACTTGTGAAGGAGATGTATTATATGAATATATTTGCGATGTAAATCAAATAAAATCAAATCAATTTATTTGTCCTTATGGATGTGATAATGGTGTTTGCCTACAATGTAATCCAAATGAACTAAAATGGGAGAAAATGGAGAGTGGCACAACTGAGGATTTATTGGGTGTTTGGGGCAGTTCAAGCAATGATGTATTCGCAGTAGGTTTTTATAATTTTGGTCTGCAAAAGAGTGGAATGATTCTGCATTATGATGGGATAAGTTGGAAAAAAATGGAAACTGGCGCAATTAAGACTTTAGCTGACATTTGGGGTAGTTCAAACAATGACGTATTTGCTGTTGGTGAATCTGTTTTTGGTATAGAAGAAACTATTCTGCATTATGATGGTGTAAACTGGAAAGAAATGGAGAGTGGAACTAAGAGTTTGTGGGGTATTTGGGGCAGTTCAAACAATGATGTATTTGCTGTTGGTTATAGTGGAACAATTCTGCATTATGATGGTGTAAACTGGAAAGAAATGGAGAGCGGTACGATTGCTGGTTTAGAAGGTATTTGGGGCAGTTCAAACAATGATGTATTTGCTGTTGGTTATAGTGGAACAATTCTGCATTATGATGGAGTAATTTGGAAAAAAATGGAAAGTGGCACTACTGAGGAGTTATGGGATATTTGGGGCAGTTCGAGCAATGATGTATTTGTAGCAGGATGGGGTGGAACAATTCTGCATTATGATGGAGTAAGTTGGAAAAAAATGGAGAGCAACATAGTTGGGCATTTATTGGGTATTTTTGGTAATTCAGACAGTGATGTATTTGCTACAGGTACAGGTGGAGTGATTCTACATTATGATGGTGTAAGCTGGAAAAAAATGGAAAGTGGCACAACTGTGCATTTATCGGATATTTGGGGTAGTTCAAGCAATGATGTTTATATTGTTGGTGACCAAGGAACTATTCTTCATCTAAACAAAGCATGCTCACCAATTGAACCAACAAACACTTGTACTGACACAGATGGCGGAGATGAACCATTTATATATGGAAAAACAACAGGATTAAACTATGACTATAATGAAATGATTACAGGCAGCGATCAATGTTTCACCGGCAAAGAAATACTTGAGATGTCACCAAATCTTAATTTGGTTATTAACAGTGATAAAACCTATGTTCAAGAATATTATTGTAAAGAAACAGAACAAATAACCTCAGCATATATTGAGTGTCCTTGCAATCAAGGAGCTTGCGGCTGCCAGGATAAAGATGGGAATAATATATTTGAAGCAAACACTGCAAAAGGTTACGAAACATTTGATGAAACTACAAAAAATAATCCTCAATCATTTATAGAATCCCCTGATTTTTGCACAGCATATTCCACATTAGAAGAAGTAAAAAATAATCCAGTACAATATGGTGATTATGCCGTAGAATCGGTCTGCAAAGACAATATCATTGTCGGCTACGAAGAACCGCAAAAATGCCCTGAAGGTTATCATTGTGAATCTGGCAGTTGTGTTTCTGATGAAGCATGCATGCAGTTGCTTGACTATAAAAAAGGAATACCAACAGAGAAAGAGTACCTACAAACAATAAGTATTGCGCCTGATAGCAATTTTAGTAAAGCTGGTGCCCGATTAGTATTTGGGTATCCAGATGCCTCATTTCAAGAACCAATAACTTATTTGAAGATTCTTCCTCAGCAAAAAAGCTTCTATGCTTATAATCTCACCTTTATGCCGCCGATTGACTTATTAAGTAATGCTTTTTTTGCTGATAAGCACTTGATAAACTTCCAAGGATATGAAGCTGAAGTTCTTGATAGTTATTACCTTCCAAATTATCCTAGTTACTTTATGTTAAAATTGCTGTTTAGTAAATACACTAAAGTATTTAATTATCCTGGAGAAAGTATCAGCTTTGCTTTTGAAGATGGCAATTGCCATAAATTAACGCTTTTAGAAAGCAATATTCAGTATAAATCTTCTGATCCTGATTCATTAGATTTTGATAAAACTTGGTGTGAATTCTCTTTAGATGGAAATGCTTTTTTTATACATCCTGGAATTCCTGATGAATTCAGCGTTGCAAATAATATAGAGTTCTACTTAAATCTTACCGAGGTTATTGTTGATAATAAACCAACGTATAAATGCAAACTTGCCATCGAACCAAGAATCGTTAAATTCTTTAATGGGCAAGACTACGAAGCGTCATCAGTAACTGTTAACAACGAAGTGATAACGAGCATAAAACCATCTGTTTACAGAAAAGATCCTTATAACAAAAATATTTTATTAGGTTTTGGTTACAATTATACACCTGAAAATACACAATTTCTGAAACTTGGTGATGCCTTAACTGATCCCTTGCTTGAAACTTTCAGTATTAGATTTGGATATCTCAACGATCAAAACCAAGACAATCCTAGGGAAGAAATCAGTTTTGTTGGTGGATCAAGTTCAGCAGAAATCGTATTCACTAATAATGATGGTCAAGATGTAACATTGCCATTATCTGCTGATGCTTATGCTTATGAAAAAGCAGTATTTATTGCGCCGAGTGGACCAAAATTAATTACGAGTAATAATCTTGGAAGTGCTCAAGTAACTGATAAAGAACTTACCTACTGGGGAACTGATGCCCCTGTGGAATTTGATCAACATCCAGATGAAAGAGTATATCTTGAAGGTGAATCATGCTCGGGATTGCTAGCCACAGAGAATAAGCTGACTGCTTGTCAAGAGGCATATTTTATAATTATTGATTTCAATAATAACGCTCATCTTATGCAAATAAAATCAATAGACATTTTTAATCAAAAAATGGTTATTAATGATGTAACATATGGTAAATCTTACGCTATTTCTTTTACCGTACCCAGTTCTAATACTTATTATACTTATCCTTTTGATGACAGTCCAAACTCCAAATTTAGTTTAAATATAGTTGATACTACAATCACGTTTAGTGACCTTGGCTTTGGTGGTTATAAACAATCAGGAAACAATTTAGAACTTCCGATGAGACCAATTCTAACAAAAGAGAATGCAAGTCTTTACTTAATCAACAAGTATACAGCATCACAATCATTTGAAGGAATACTCTTTGTTGAACACAATGATCAACAACTTCCATCATTTAATTATCTTGGTATCAAGCAAACTCCAGGTGGTACATTGTCACCAGCTGATGAATTTGTAATTGGAGCATACTATGATGATTTGAATAATGATATAATTAAATTCTATGCAAGCACACTTCAAGAAACAGATGGTTTTGGATGGTATCCAGCAACCAAAACAAACAATGATTTTGAAGTGTTTATGACCCTTAAAGGAACAAAGATAATTTATGATATTGCTGACAAGAAATCATTACTTATTGACCATCCTTTAGAAGCTATTTGGGGACAGTTTTTATTCATTTCAAAACCTGACAAATCACAAACCTTTATTGATAAAGATTATTCTGAGAATAGCTATGCTTTTCATTATAATGAAACATTGAGGGCAAGAGTACCATTTGAAAAAGTTTATAATCCTGAATTATTAGCAGATGGTGAAATAAAATAA
- a CDS encoding NADP-dependent malic enzyme, translating to MSDLMKDSLKLHKENKGKLAIAIKTPVKDKRDLALVYTPGVAEPCKEIAKNKETIYDYTFKGNTVAVISDGSSVLGLGNIGAEAALPVMEGKCVLFKQFANIDAFPICLATQDPQEIIKTVKHIAPVFGGINLEDIKAPQCFEVEGALQQLGIPVMHDDQHGTAVVVLAGLLNALKVVGKKHTDIRITVNGAGAAGTAIIKILLHYGVPEKNIIICDTKGIIHSKRLELKEEYKKELAKITNTDAREGLLAHALIGADVLIGVSKANVVTETMIKTMAKDAIVFAMANPIPEIMPELAKKAGAKVVATGRSDFPNQVNNALGFPGIFRGALDAKATEITTAMKLAAAQALAGMIKNPDFEKILPEVIDSKVVPCVAEAVKKVWLKNNKGL from the coding sequence ATGTCAGACCTGATGAAAGATTCACTAAAGTTACATAAAGAAAATAAGGGTAAATTAGCAATTGCCATTAAAACGCCGGTGAAAGATAAAAGAGATCTTGCTTTAGTCTATACTCCGGGTGTAGCTGAACCTTGTAAAGAAATTGCAAAGAACAAAGAAACAATATATGATTACACCTTTAAAGGCAATACTGTTGCAGTTATTTCAGATGGAAGTTCTGTTTTAGGATTAGGGAATATTGGAGCAGAAGCTGCTTTGCCTGTTATGGAAGGAAAATGTGTTTTGTTCAAGCAATTTGCAAATATCGATGCGTTTCCGATTTGTTTAGCAACGCAAGATCCTCAAGAAATAATAAAAACAGTCAAGCATATTGCGCCAGTTTTTGGCGGCATTAATTTAGAAGATATTAAAGCGCCGCAATGTTTTGAAGTTGAAGGAGCTTTGCAGCAATTAGGAATTCCAGTCATGCATGATGACCAGCACGGAACTGCTGTTGTTGTTTTAGCCGGATTATTAAACGCATTAAAAGTTGTCGGAAAAAAACATACTGATATTAGAATTACCGTTAATGGTGCAGGAGCTGCAGGCACTGCAATTATTAAAATCCTTTTGCACTATGGAGTGCCAGAAAAAAATATTATTATTTGCGATACAAAAGGCATTATTCATAGTAAAAGATTAGAGCTTAAAGAAGAATACAAAAAAGAATTAGCAAAGATAACCAATACTGATGCTCGGGAAGGATTATTAGCACATGCATTAATAGGAGCAGATGTGTTGATTGGTGTTTCCAAAGCAAATGTAGTAACTGAAACAATGATTAAAACAATGGCAAAAGATGCCATTGTTTTTGCTATGGCAAACCCTATTCCTGAAATTATGCCGGAACTTGCTAAAAAAGCAGGCGCAAAAGTGGTTGCTACAGGAAGAAGTGATTTCCCTAATCAAGTAAACAATGCCCTTGGATTTCCGGGAATATTTAGAGGAGCGCTTGATGCTAAAGCAACAGAAATTACTACTGCTATGAAACTTGCTGCTGCCCAAGCACTAGCAGGAATGATTAAGAACCCTGATTTTGAAAAAATATTGCCCGAAGTAATCGATAGCAAGGTAGTTCCTTGTGTTGCCGAAGCAGTAAAAAAAGTATGGCTAAAAAATAACAAAGGTTTATAA
- a CDS encoding AbrB/MazE/SpoVT family DNA-binding domain-containing protein, whose protein sequence is MKRKVIQIAESTQLISLPRKWAQMFGVKKGEELELQEKGNKLIISTEKAIDIKKINADISLLDRTSIIFYIRSLYRKGYDEIELHFSNPLVPHFRVGNDVSVISIIHEEVRRLLGFEIILQKENMCVIKDISSVSFKEFETVMRRILRLFVDAMSDFVKGCKEGNTILLDTIEEKHDSITRFTSYALRILNKSGLSDEYHNSIVYTIIVFIDKMTDVIKYSAREMLKENIKLSKTSCTVLDLLLESCQLYDEIFYKFNNKKVFELYNKRNDALEMLKKTLTSLGKREIWFITEVRNLFEYIVAITEARLSLLQHLPEE, encoded by the coding sequence ATGAAAAGAAAAGTCATTCAAATTGCAGAATCTACACAATTGATTTCTTTGCCAAGAAAATGGGCGCAGATGTTTGGCGTCAAAAAAGGAGAAGAGTTAGAACTCCAAGAAAAGGGCAATAAGTTAATTATATCAACAGAAAAAGCAATAGATATTAAAAAAATCAACGCTGATATTTCTCTTTTAGATAGAACTTCAATCATTTTTTATATACGAAGTCTTTATAGAAAAGGTTATGATGAAATAGAACTTCATTTTTCTAATCCTTTAGTTCCTCACTTTAGAGTAGGAAATGATGTTAGTGTAATTTCAATAATTCATGAAGAAGTTCGCCGCCTACTTGGTTTTGAAATCATTCTTCAAAAAGAGAATATGTGTGTTATTAAAGACATATCGAGCGTCTCTTTTAAAGAGTTTGAAACAGTAATGAGAAGAATTTTACGTTTATTTGTTGATGCGATGAGTGATTTTGTAAAAGGATGTAAAGAGGGAAATACCATTTTATTAGATACCATCGAAGAAAAACATGATTCTATTACACGATTTACGAGTTATGCACTTCGAATTTTAAATAAATCTGGGTTATCAGATGAATACCATAATTCAATCGTTTATACTATTATTGTTTTTATTGATAAAATGACCGACGTCATTAAATATTCTGCTCGAGAAATGTTAAAAGAGAATATCAAACTTTCAAAAACAAGCTGTACAGTTCTTGATTTACTATTAGAATCGTGCCAGTTGTATGACGAAATCTTTTATAAGTTTAATAATAAAAAAGTATTTGAATTATATAATAAAAGAAATGATGCGCTTGAAATGCTTAAAAAAACACTTACGAGCTTGGGAAAACGAGAAATATGGTTTATTACTGAAGTAAGAAATTTATTTGAATACATTGTTGCAATTACTGAAGCGCGGCTGAGTTTGCTACAGCATTTACCTGAAGAGTAA
- a CDS encoding DEAD/DEAH box helicase produces MQNFRKLGIQDSIIKVLPELHIEEPTEIQEKSIPLILQGKDVIAGSATGSGKTLAFSAGIIHTVQPGKGIQSLVLTPTRELAEQVSQALKLFSRGTRLNTVVIYGGVAIGPQMRDLRHADVVIGTPGRILDHVNRRTINLTQVGVLVLDEADRMFDMGFKHDVEQIIRCCPEKRQTLCFSATLSQDVTHFSQRYMHHPVKVAVECYVDPKQLTQVYYDIHDRLKFSLLTHLLQQEHPGLVIVFCNSRRAVEMVTKNLKLNHVNAHAIHGGFSQAKRNDIMEQVHARRVYVLVCTDVAARGLDIKGVSHVYNYDLPIDSKQYIHRIGRTARAGKAGKAVNLLSPRDHDNFQRILRENEVRIPREELPEIKPVPVQPVYEERRSFHKRPSHFGRSNDRHSRSSPQRFNRRR; encoded by the coding sequence ATGCAAAACTTTAGAAAATTAGGAATTCAAGATTCAATTATTAAAGTATTACCTGAGCTTCATATTGAAGAGCCTACTGAAATTCAGGAAAAGTCTATTCCTTTAATTCTGCAGGGCAAAGATGTTATAGCTGGATCTGCAACAGGTTCAGGGAAAACACTTGCATTTAGCGCAGGTATTATCCATACTGTTCAGCCAGGAAAAGGCATCCAATCATTAGTCTTAACACCAACAAGAGAATTAGCTGAGCAAGTTTCTCAAGCGCTTAAATTGTTTTCACGCGGGACACGCTTAAATACTGTTGTTATTTATGGTGGAGTAGCTATAGGACCGCAGATGAGAGATCTTAGACACGCAGATGTTGTTATTGGAACACCAGGAAGAATTCTTGATCATGTTAACCGGAGAACAATTAATTTGACGCAAGTAGGAGTGCTTGTTCTTGACGAAGCAGATAGAATGTTTGATATGGGATTTAAACATGATGTAGAGCAGATTATACGCTGCTGCCCTGAAAAAAGACAAACACTTTGTTTTTCAGCAACACTGTCCCAAGATGTAACGCATTTTTCTCAAAGATATATGCATCATCCTGTTAAAGTTGCTGTTGAGTGTTATGTTGATCCAAAACAATTAACGCAAGTTTACTATGATATCCACGATCGCCTAAAATTTTCTCTTCTTACTCATTTATTGCAGCAGGAGCATCCTGGATTAGTTATTGTTTTCTGTAATTCGCGGAGAGCTGTAGAAATGGTAACAAAAAACTTAAAGTTAAATCATGTTAATGCACATGCAATTCATGGCGGATTTTCACAAGCTAAACGCAACGATATTATGGAACAAGTCCATGCCAGAAGAGTCTATGTGCTTGTATGCACTGATGTTGCAGCTCGTGGATTGGATATTAAAGGGGTTTCCCATGTTTATAATTATGACCTTCCTATTGATAGTAAGCAATATATTCATAGAATTGGAAGAACTGCGCGCGCAGGCAAGGCTGGAAAAGCAGTGAATTTGCTTTCTCCTCGAGATCATGATAATTTTCAGCGCATACTCCGTGAAAATGAAGTAAGAATTCCACGTGAAGAATTACCTGAAATAAAGCCTGTTCCCGTGCAACCAGTCTATGAAGAAAGAAGATCATTCCATAAACGGCCTTCTCATTTTGGAAGAAGCAATGATAGACATTCTCGCAGCAGTCCGCAGAGATTTAATAGAAGAAGATAA